The DNA sequence CTGAGTTGACTGCGGCTCGCGTGGTTATTTCCGGTGGTCGCGGGATGCAGAACGGCGAAAACTTTGCCTTGCTGGAAAAAGTGGCCGACAAGCTGGGCGCTGCCGTTGGCGCCTCTCGCGCCGCTGTAGACGCCGGATTCGTGCCAAACGATATGCAGGTAGGGCAGACAGGTAAGATCGTTGCTCCGGATCTTTATATTGCTGTTGGTATCTCGGGTGCCATTCAGCACCTGGCCGGCATGAAGGACAGTAAAGTTATTGTTGCTGTGAATAAGGATGAAGAGGCGCCAATCTTCCAGGTAGCAGATTACGGACTGGTAGCAGACTTGTTCGATGTGTTGCCGGAGCTTGAAAAGGCCCTGTAATTGCTGGATTATTCCAGACATAAAAAAAACCGGCTAAGGCCGGTTTTTTTTTATGTCTGGTTAAAGCTGGAATTCTGCCCAAACCGGTGCGTGATCTGACGGCTTCTCCATGCCGCGAGTTTCATAGTCCACATCTGCCGCCAAGCAAGCGTCGATCAGCGGTTTGGTAGCCAGAATGTGGTCTATCCTGAGGCCGCGCTTCGGCTCTGCTTCAAAGCCTCTGCTGCGGTAATCAAACCAGCTGAATCGGTCGTTACCCTCAGGGTTATACTTGCGATGGCAGTCAGACAAGCCCCAATCGAGCAGACGCTGATACCACTCACGCTCCTCGGGTAAAAACGAGCATTTCCCCGTGCGAAGCCAACGTTTACGGTTTGGCTCGCCAATACCAATATCAAGATCGGAAGGGGAGATGTTCATATCACCCATAATGATCAGTGGTTGTTCCGCACTGCATTCATTCTCCAACAGAAATTGCAGATCCTCATAAAACTTCTGCTTTGCTGGAAACTTTAACGGGTGATCACGGCTTTCCCCTTGTGGGAAGTAGCCGTTTATCACGGTTAGCGTTTTGCCGTCGGTAATTGGAAGCTTTACGGTTATCAGTCTTCGCTGGGCGTCATCTGTGTCAGATGAAAAGCCCTTGATTACCTCCGTGGGCTGCTGGCGACAGAGCAGGGCGACACCATAATGACCTTTTTGGCCATGATAGAAGACTTCGTAGCCCATTGAGCGAACTTCATCAATCGGGAAGGCTTCATCATGAACCTTGGTTTCCTGAAGTCCAATTACATCTGGCTGGTGTCTGTCGATTACTGCTTGCAATTGATGTAAACGGGCGCGAAGCCCGTTTACATTGAATGAGATTATTTTCATTGAATTCTTATGGTGTTTCAGCGAGTCGCTGATGGTTTCTCAGTTGAATCATATCGGCCATTATCTGACAGGTTTCCATCAGGTAAAGGTCTGACTCTGGTGATGGCTCTTCGTCACGCCTAGCCTCTAGCCAGGTGTTGTAGTCAGGGAAGGGCTCTTTTCCTAAAGCTTTACGGCGACTGTTTTCCAGTGCCAACTCGAGCTCTTTAACTTTTTCCCTTTGCTCAAGTCTTTTGCCTTTGCTTAAAGTGACTGCGGTGGCCTGCTCTTTGCGGTAATCATCCTGAGCCTTAAGAACTTCAACAAATTCAGTGAACCCGGGATCGGATGAAATACGTTCTTGGTGAGTTCTGTCCAACATGGGAATGACCGCTGAAAGGTCGCCATTTTTCCTGTAGTTGGCTGGACGAATCTGGTCCCAGGGGAGGGCGTTCTTTTCATTGCTTTCACCGTAGCTATCCTCCGGCATCAAGCTTGGCAGCTTGATGTCCGGGGTGATTCCGTGGTGCTGATTGCTATCGCCAGACACGCGGTAGAACTTTGACTCGGTAAGCTTTAATTGCCCTTCTGACAGGGGTAGCAACACCTGAACCGTACCTTTACCGAAGCTTTGGCTACCAACAATAACTGCGCGATTGTAATCCTGCATTGCGCCAGCAAAAATCTCGGAAGCAGATGCGCTCAGGCGGTCAATCAGAACGATCAGGGGACCTCTGTAGTAGGCGCCACTGCGCGCTACCTGGCGTCGATTTATACGACCTTTGCTGTTCTTGATCTGGACAACCGGGCCTGGATTGATAAACAGGTCACTCAGCATGGTTGCTTCCTGAAGGGCGCCGCCGCCATTGCTTCTCAGATCTACAATCACGCCATCAATATCTTGTGTGCTGAACTCATTGAGAAGGTTGTATACATCGCGGGTGGTGCTTTTAACATTGCTGTCACCATTTCTGTCAGCCTCAAAATCCCGGTAGAAAGTAGGGATGTCGATAACGCCGATCCGGTAATTATCTTCACCGCGCTTTATTTCGATTATGTCGCTTTTGGCCGCCTGCTCTTCAAGCTTTACCTTGTCACGCACAATTTTGATGGTAACAGTGGCGTCATTAGTTCCGGCAGGGAGCACCTGCAAAACTGCCAGGCTCGACTTTGGACCACGAATCAGGTCAACCGCATCGTCAAGACGCCATCCAACGATATCCACGTTGTCGCCATCGTCACCAGTGGCGATACCAACGATTCGGTCACCTGCTTTGAGCTCACCCTGTTTGTCGGCCGGGCCACCAGGGACGATGCTCACGACCTCAATGTATTCATCTTCGCGCTGCAATACAGCGCCAATTCCCTCCAGAGACAACGACATGTTGATATTGAAATTTTCTGAAGTGCGTGGAGAAAAGTAGTTTGTGTGAGGGTCGTACAGCGAACTGATCGAATTTGCGTACGTCTGGAAAACGTCGGTTGAGTTGAGTTCTTCAAGTTGCTTTTTGATGGTCTTGTAGCGCTTTGCAAGTACTTCGCGAGCTTCGGCGGTATCTTTGTCAGAAAGTATCAGGCGAAGAAGGGAGTCTTCCATTCTTTTGCGCCAGAGCTCATTCCGTTCCTCGACAGTCTTGGGCCACTGTATATTGTCCAAATCCGTCAGCAGAACCTCATCATCATCGAAATTGAATACAATATCGCCCTCAAGAAGCGCGATATTGTGATCAAGCTGCTTTTCAGCGATGTCCCGATAGAGGTTAAACGCCCTGAACCCAAAAGCGGGGTCTTTGTCCTTCAGCTGGTCATCCAGCTTGGTTTTCCAAGCCGCCAATTCGTCTATATCAGATTGAAGGAAGTAGCTTTTGCCTGGGTCGAGGTCGTCAAGATAGGCCTCAAATAGCTCTTGTGAGAAGGCGTCATCAATTGTTCTGTCCCTGTAATGTCCTTCATGAAGAATCTCAAGCATGTCTGACAGCACTTGAGGCTGTTGTTCGCTCGGGGAAATCGACTCTGCTTGAATGCTGGAAGCCAGCAACAGGGAAAGGATGGCGGTGGACAGGTTTCTTGAAGTATTCGTCATAGTAGCAACTTGTTTAATTGTATCTGCTTTATAGAGACAAGATTTTCGCTTCTGAGTTTAACACCCGTGGCGGGGCAAAAGGGAACCCTGGTAACACTTCTTTACATTCCCCGCCAATTCTCGATATACAATTTAACATAATATACATTATGCGCATATATACGTTTCAGGGGTTTGGGTCAACAAGCAATCGGACGTCCAAGTATTGTTCTAAACAAATCCAATCAAACCAATAAACTTACAAGTAAAGCTGAAAACTCGTCGCCGGTGGATTTCGTGCAAATCTATGTTTTCTCGGGATTAATCCACTCGCTTGATGAACGCTTCTCTCAGCAATGGGTCAGCCTCTAAGATTCGAGCAATGTTTCTAGAGTCATCAGTCATCATGCCCACTCTTTTGGCTGCCTAAATGACCACCTGCAGCCCTAAATCTGCAGGTGAAAATATTAAGGGTACTCATATGATTCATAGGGCTAAGGTATAGATTTCCCTAAAATGGGTGGATGTGTGTAGATGCCCGAGATAGTGACGAGCAACTGGTAATCCATCACAGTACTATAAGTAAATCAGGCCTGAAGAAGACCACGCTCTGCCGCCCAGTAAACTCCTTTGAGTTTAGCCAAGCCAAGCTCGCGCGCGTGGCAGGCCATCGCGAAAGCGCCCTCCTTACCAAATTTTTTCTCTGAAAAACGCTTGGTCTCACTCTGTCCTGGGGCTGTTGGCCAAATTGCCTCCCAGTACCAGGTCTTGCGCTGACGACCATCAGCCAACCAATAGACGCTGGCGAAACGACAGACACCGGAAACGCCGGACTTGTTGTTTTTTTGCAGTTTGCGCGCCACTTCGGAGCGGGTGATAGGCGGGTGCTTGGCGACTAGCTCATCTCTGTACTGCTTGGCTAACTTAAGTGCCTTACCTTTGCCGCCGTGCTTTTTATCAGGGAAATTTTTGACCAGCGTCTTACCTCGACGACGCAAGCTGACACGCCAGGCAAAGGTATAGTAAAAAGGGTCATCAATTCGGGAGATTCCATACATCCCCAAGGGCTTCCTTGTCTTCATAATCTTCTAGCTGTTATTGGTTATCAGTGATTTGGTGCAGATGCTTTATTAATGTTTTGTTTTATAACGGTTAATCTCTGTAATTTCAAGTTGGTGTGGTGGACCAACTGCTTCACCACGTCGAGATGTTTGAGCATACGCTATGACTACCATTTAATGTGCCCGAAAAGCTATTGATCCCCTACCCTACGAAGAGAAAAAGTCCAAAACCTGATCAGCTAGATGTAAAGTAGGAATGTTGTCCATCACCAACCGGGTGAATTACGGAATTTAGAAGTGAGGTTAGTTTGATTCGTTTGCTGATGATCTTTGCCATAGTGCAAATTCTTTGCGGGTGTACACCAGTGGAAATAGACCCGAAAGCTGCAATTCAACCAGCAGAATCTTCTGAATTATGGCTGCAAATCAATGCCAGTATCCGAAGCGATGATGATATCCCCCTCTCAGGATTGCTGACTTCGGCAACACAGCCAAATCAATTCACGCTGAAACAAGTCAAGAATCAAACATTGTTTATCCAGTTATTGTCCCGAGCTCTGGGCATGGATAACTTCTCGTATGAGGCTGTTGATCTACCTGATGGAAAGCTTGTAAGCCTTATATATGATGATGTCTCCATATGGGAGAAATTTGGTTACGGGCTGTTTTATCGACAAGGTAATTGGTATTGGTTTTATTGCGCAGGAGTCTCAAGTAAAAATTTTACTCCAATGTTTGATCTGTCTCTGATTGGCAGGAACAGGGTTGAAGCAATTCTTTGTATTGAAGACTGCAGTTGGTGGGGCAAGAACGCTTTGGTAGTACTTGATATGGAACGGCTGGAAATAGAACTTGTTGAGCCAGTTGAGATGACTTATGCAGATTGGGTCAATCAATAGATAGCTTGAATACATTGAAAAATTTTGGATCGAACCCTATCAATTAGACAGGAGCTCGACCTAGGTTATGGCAGTCATCCTGGTCAGGGTAGCTTGGGGCTAAAAGTTTTTGTGAAATATGGCATCCAAAAACTAAAGCCCCTTAGCGCAATTACTGCAAAGACTTGTTGATAAATTCCTCCACGACATCGGACATATCAAAGCTCTTACCGCCCTGCACTGGTGGATGGTCCGCAAGCGATTTCAGATGCGCACGCATTAATTCCCCCATGGGCTGAATCAGCCAAGATACCTTTTGCATTAGGTGGCCGTATGAGTCAGAGGAATCGTAACTCTCATATGGATCCATACGGATATTGAACACCAGTGGCACTGTGCGTGGAATCACATTCGCGTAGTAATCCTCTTTGGTCGAAAAGTGGAATTTCCAAGGTCCCATCCGCACCGCAGTCAGCTTGCTTTCGTAATAATAAAAAATGTGATTGCGATTGGACATACCGGACTCACCCATCCAGTACTCAAGGTTGTTTACGCCGTCGATATACTGTTTTTTTTGCTTCATAACGCGCTCAGCCACATCCGGTACACCTGCAGCTGCCGCCAATGTGGTAAACAAGTCTTGATGCGCCTGAATGCCGTTAAGCTTTTTGCCCCCCGGTATCTTGCCAGGCCAGCGGGCCATCATCGGGACCCGTACGCCGCCTTCGTAGGTTGTCATCTTTTCACCGCGGAATGGCGTGGTCGCGCCATGAGGCCAGGAAGAATGCTCCGGTCCGTTATCTGTGGAATAAATCACAATGGTGTTATCGGACAGGCCAGTTTTATCCAGCCAGTTCAGCACCAGGCCGATATCGTGGTCATGTTGCAGCATTCCTGCGCCGTGCAGATCGGCTTCGCTGGTAATGGATTCAACCTTGCGGACCCACTCGTCACCAACGCGGGTGTACAGGTGCATACGGCTGGTATTTAGCCAGACAAAGAACGGCTCGCCTGCTTTTTGGGCTTTATCCATAAAACCCAACGCGAGGGGTATGACCTCACCTGCGTCGAAATTTTTCATCCTTTCTTGAGTTAATGGTCCGGTGTCTTTAATGCTCTGTTTGCCTACTTGGCCAAATCGTGGTTGTTCAGTGCGGTCATTTTTGTCTGTCGCAAAGGAATGGATTACGCCTCGGGTTCCGAAT is a window from the Porticoccaceae bacterium LTM1 genome containing:
- the xthA gene encoding exodeoxyribonuclease III; translation: MKIISFNVNGLRARLHQLQAVIDRHQPDVIGLQETKVHDEAFPIDEVRSMGYEVFYHGQKGHYGVALLCRQQPTEVIKGFSSDTDDAQRRLITVKLPITDGKTLTVINGYFPQGESRDHPLKFPAKQKFYEDLQFLLENECSAEQPLIIMGDMNISPSDLDIGIGEPNRKRWLRTGKCSFLPEEREWYQRLLDWGLSDCHRKYNPEGNDRFSWFDYRSRGFEAEPKRGLRIDHILATKPLIDACLAADVDYETRGMEKPSDHAPVWAEFQL
- a CDS encoding carboxy terminal-processing peptidase, with the protein product MTNTSRNLSTAILSLLLASSIQAESISPSEQQPQVLSDMLEILHEGHYRDRTIDDAFSQELFEAYLDDLDPGKSYFLQSDIDELAAWKTKLDDQLKDKDPAFGFRAFNLYRDIAEKQLDHNIALLEGDIVFNFDDDEVLLTDLDNIQWPKTVEERNELWRKRMEDSLLRLILSDKDTAEAREVLAKRYKTIKKQLEELNSTDVFQTYANSISSLYDPHTNYFSPRTSENFNINMSLSLEGIGAVLQREDEYIEVVSIVPGGPADKQGELKAGDRIVGIATGDDGDNVDIVGWRLDDAVDLIRGPKSSLAVLQVLPAGTNDATVTIKIVRDKVKLEEQAAKSDIIEIKRGEDNYRIGVIDIPTFYRDFEADRNGDSNVKSTTRDVYNLLNEFSTQDIDGVIVDLRSNGGGALQEATMLSDLFINPGPVVQIKNSKGRINRRQVARSGAYYRGPLIVLIDRLSASASEIFAGAMQDYNRAVIVGSQSFGKGTVQVLLPLSEGQLKLTESKFYRVSGDSNQHHGITPDIKLPSLMPEDSYGESNEKNALPWDQIRPANYRKNGDLSAVIPMLDRTHQERISSDPGFTEFVEVLKAQDDYRKEQATAVTLSKGKRLEQREKVKELELALENSRRKALGKEPFPDYNTWLEARRDEEPSPESDLYLMETCQIMADMIQLRNHQRLAETP
- a CDS encoding arylsulfatase gives rise to the protein MKSLIMKFIALSILLISSAYSHAEKPNILVIWGDDVGWSNLSSYNHAVMGYSTPNIDRIANEGVLFTDHYAQPSCTAGRAAFITGQYPIRSGMTTVGQPGDPLGLSKKSPSLAEVLKAEGYRTGHFGKNHLGDRNEHLPTVHGFDEFFGNLYHLNTQEEAEQRDYQNFGKAYSGSLERYEEKFGTRGVIHSFATDKNDRTEQPRFGQVGKQSIKDTGPLTQERMKNFDAGEVIPLALGFMDKAQKAGEPFFVWLNTSRMHLYTRVGDEWVRKVESITSEADLHGAGMLQHDHDIGLVLNWLDKTGLSDNTIVIYSTDNGPEHSSWPHGATTPFRGEKMTTYEGGVRVPMMARWPGKIPGGKKLNGIQAHQDLFTTLAAAAGVPDVAERVMKQKKQYIDGVNNLEYWMGESGMSNRNHIFYYYESKLTAVRMGPWKFHFSTKEDYYANVIPRTVPLVFNIRMDPYESYDSSDSYGHLMQKVSWLIQPMGELMRAHLKSLADHPPVQGGKSFDMSDVVEEFINKSLQ